One genomic window of Euwallacea fornicatus isolate EFF26 chromosome 7, ASM4011564v1, whole genome shotgun sequence includes the following:
- the LOC136340076 gene encoding micronuclear linker histone polyprotein-like isoform X1, protein MRNYNSSGSCRRPKIVEDGASTSREAPSLQMELELLAIRAKNQELTKAHAKLVHDLYALRNENDNLRAQLIEIQAKYSAQEAEYAVIKKEIEKHSSSLLDVVNLVLLLRGGRPKSLPEVDPKPRAVTHTVKPHNVNGTILNHPRIALTRMANVTNKRTHELPSCSTINENFEDSVPSTSNEGDALEDSGSEDEEEINSRVSVARRGVIVTPSNAMEDDGDQLEDEQELTSTELENRRLSTINEESFGAPAENKTTFGEVKIYLSRLSNEELQASSQNNSCSSLEANANDTYLNIEATVIENEGNRVRTDIMIFSPRSNSTRLEQSLSSFEGRTSSACNTPQVQNSVVTPRSLGYNNSNENEFQNSPSIIPWYPTPSMSALGDIDQSVHDNRTERNQEKSPMSFSKTPSSIKRPRTTWRQRSTLQRKDSSPLSVRSSNVTQRELFSLKSSVNLSDEGVRTPTVFLQKLESPTENASRLLRGVCAPAYLEEADEKEPDENVLSRNVKAKPSTSRKAKSKSRSRSPKSAAKKKRSGPSEGSHSEMRDVQIRLSNIVGKQTREAEVPENKSGRPERAAKPKNLKEASLLGKMRREN, encoded by the exons ATGAGGAATTACAACAGCAGCGGCAGTTGCCGGAGACCAAAAATCGTCGAGGATGGAGCATCCACTAGCCGCGAAGCCCCATCTCTACAAATGGAACTCG AACTTTTGGCCATTAGGGCCAAGAATCAAGAACTGACGAAAGCCCATGCAAAGCTAGTCCATGACTTGTATGCTTTGAGAAACGAAAACGATAATCTTAGGGCTCAATTGATTGAAATACAGGCCAAGTATTCT GCTCAAGAAGCTGAATATGCagtaataaaaaaggaaattgaaaaGCATTCCTCCTCACTCTTGGACGTGGTTAATTTAGTGCTTCTATTGAGAGGAGGGAGGCCGAAGAGCTTGCCAG AGGTTGATCCCAAACCCAGAGCAGTCACCCACACAGTCAAACCCCACAATGTAAATGGCACAATCTTGAACCATCCTCGAATTGCATTAACCCGTATGGCCAATGTTACCAATAAAAGAACACATGAGCTGCCTAGTTGCAGTactattaacgaaaattttgaagattctGTACCATCAACTTCAAATGAAGGTGACGCCTTAGAAGACTCTGGTTCAGAGGATGAGGAA GAGATTAATAGTAGAGTGTCTGTGGCAAGGAGGGGAGTCATAGTGACGCCTAGTAACGCTATGGAGGATG aTGGAGATCAGCTTGAAGATGAACAAGAGCTGACTTCAACAGAATTAGAAAATAG GAGACTGAGTACTATTAATGAAGAATCTTTTGGAGCCCCTGCAGAAAACAAAACCACCTTTGGAGAG gTGAAGATTTACTTGAGCCGGCTTTCAAATGAAGAGCTGCAAGCGAGCTCACAGAACAACTCCTGTTCTTCTCTTGAAGCCAATGCGAACGATACCTACTTAAACATCGAGGCCACAGTTATCGAGAATGAAGGCAATAGAGTGCGAACtgatattatgattttttcgcCTAGATCCAATTCCACTCGATTAGAGCAGAGTTTGAGCAGT TTCGAGGGAAGGACAAGTTCAGCTTGTAATACGCCTCAAGTCCAGAACTCTGTGGTCACTCCCCGCTCTCTCGGTTATAATAACAGTAACGAAAACGAG TTTCAAAACAGTCCCTCCATCATCCCGTGGTATCCCACCCCTTCGATGTCAGCATTGGGAGATATTGATCAGTCAGTACACGACAATCGAACAGA AAGGAACCAAGAAAAGAGTCCAATGTCATTCTCTAAGACTCCATCGTCCATAAAAAGGCCGAGAACCACCTGGCGTCAGCGAAGCACTTTACAAAGGAAGGACTCTTCCCCCTTGTCAGTCAGATCTAGCAATGTAACCCAAAGAGAGTTGTTCAGTCTGAAGTCCAGCGTCAA TTTAAGTGACGAAGGAGTGCGCACTCCCACAGTATTTCTGCAAAAGCTGGAAAGCCCAACTGAGAATGCTTCCAGACTTTTACGGGGCGTCTGTGCTCCGGCGTATCTTGAGGAAGCGGACGAGAAGGAACCCGACGAAAACGTATTATCTCGTAACGTAAAGGCAAAACCATCTACGAGCCGCAAAGCTAAGAGCAAAAGCAGGAGTAGATCTCCGAAATCTGCTGCCAAAAAGAAGAGGAGCGGCCCAAGTGAAGGCAGCCATAGTGAGATGAGAGATGTTCAGATAAGACTGTCGAATATTGTTGGTAAACAGACGAGGGAGGCAGAGGTACCAGAGAATAA GTCTGGGAGGCCGGAGAGGGCTGCCAAGCCAAAAAACCTGAAAGAAGCTTCGCTTCTAGG GAAAATGAGGAGAGAAAATTAG
- the LOC136340076 gene encoding micronuclear linker histone polyprotein-like isoform X2 yields MRNYNSSGSCRRPKIVEDGASTSREAPSLQMELELLAIRAKNQELTKAHAKLVHDLYALRNENDNLRAQLIEIQAKYSAQEAEYAVIKKEIEKHSSSLLDVVNLVLLLRGGRPKSLPEVDPKPRAVTHTVKPHNVNGTILNHPRIALTRMANVTNKRTHELPSCSTINENFEDSVPSTSNEGDALEDSGSEDEEEINSRVSVARRGVIVTPSNAMEDDGDQLEDEQELTSTELENRRLSTINEESFGAPAENKTTFGEVKIYLSRLSNEELQASSQNNSCSSLEANANDTYLNIEATVIENEGNRVRTDIMIFSPRSNSTRLEQSLSSFEGRTSSACNTPQVQNSVVTPRSLGYNNSNENEFQNSPSIIPWYPTPSMSALGDIDQSVHDNRTENQEKSPMSFSKTPSSIKRPRTTWRQRSTLQRKDSSPLSVRSSNVTQRELFSLKSSVNLSDEGVRTPTVFLQKLESPTENASRLLRGVCAPAYLEEADEKEPDENVLSRNVKAKPSTSRKAKSKSRSRSPKSAAKKKRSGPSEGSHSEMRDVQIRLSNIVGKQTREAEVPENKSGRPERAAKPKNLKEASLLGKMRREN; encoded by the exons ATGAGGAATTACAACAGCAGCGGCAGTTGCCGGAGACCAAAAATCGTCGAGGATGGAGCATCCACTAGCCGCGAAGCCCCATCTCTACAAATGGAACTCG AACTTTTGGCCATTAGGGCCAAGAATCAAGAACTGACGAAAGCCCATGCAAAGCTAGTCCATGACTTGTATGCTTTGAGAAACGAAAACGATAATCTTAGGGCTCAATTGATTGAAATACAGGCCAAGTATTCT GCTCAAGAAGCTGAATATGCagtaataaaaaaggaaattgaaaaGCATTCCTCCTCACTCTTGGACGTGGTTAATTTAGTGCTTCTATTGAGAGGAGGGAGGCCGAAGAGCTTGCCAG AGGTTGATCCCAAACCCAGAGCAGTCACCCACACAGTCAAACCCCACAATGTAAATGGCACAATCTTGAACCATCCTCGAATTGCATTAACCCGTATGGCCAATGTTACCAATAAAAGAACACATGAGCTGCCTAGTTGCAGTactattaacgaaaattttgaagattctGTACCATCAACTTCAAATGAAGGTGACGCCTTAGAAGACTCTGGTTCAGAGGATGAGGAA GAGATTAATAGTAGAGTGTCTGTGGCAAGGAGGGGAGTCATAGTGACGCCTAGTAACGCTATGGAGGATG aTGGAGATCAGCTTGAAGATGAACAAGAGCTGACTTCAACAGAATTAGAAAATAG GAGACTGAGTACTATTAATGAAGAATCTTTTGGAGCCCCTGCAGAAAACAAAACCACCTTTGGAGAG gTGAAGATTTACTTGAGCCGGCTTTCAAATGAAGAGCTGCAAGCGAGCTCACAGAACAACTCCTGTTCTTCTCTTGAAGCCAATGCGAACGATACCTACTTAAACATCGAGGCCACAGTTATCGAGAATGAAGGCAATAGAGTGCGAACtgatattatgattttttcgcCTAGATCCAATTCCACTCGATTAGAGCAGAGTTTGAGCAGT TTCGAGGGAAGGACAAGTTCAGCTTGTAATACGCCTCAAGTCCAGAACTCTGTGGTCACTCCCCGCTCTCTCGGTTATAATAACAGTAACGAAAACGAG TTTCAAAACAGTCCCTCCATCATCCCGTGGTATCCCACCCCTTCGATGTCAGCATTGGGAGATATTGATCAGTCAGTACACGACAATCGAACAGA GAACCAAGAAAAGAGTCCAATGTCATTCTCTAAGACTCCATCGTCCATAAAAAGGCCGAGAACCACCTGGCGTCAGCGAAGCACTTTACAAAGGAAGGACTCTTCCCCCTTGTCAGTCAGATCTAGCAATGTAACCCAAAGAGAGTTGTTCAGTCTGAAGTCCAGCGTCAA TTTAAGTGACGAAGGAGTGCGCACTCCCACAGTATTTCTGCAAAAGCTGGAAAGCCCAACTGAGAATGCTTCCAGACTTTTACGGGGCGTCTGTGCTCCGGCGTATCTTGAGGAAGCGGACGAGAAGGAACCCGACGAAAACGTATTATCTCGTAACGTAAAGGCAAAACCATCTACGAGCCGCAAAGCTAAGAGCAAAAGCAGGAGTAGATCTCCGAAATCTGCTGCCAAAAAGAAGAGGAGCGGCCCAAGTGAAGGCAGCCATAGTGAGATGAGAGATGTTCAGATAAGACTGTCGAATATTGTTGGTAAACAGACGAGGGAGGCAGAGGTACCAGAGAATAA GTCTGGGAGGCCGGAGAGGGCTGCCAAGCCAAAAAACCTGAAAGAAGCTTCGCTTCTAGG GAAAATGAGGAGAGAAAATTAG
- the eIF3b gene encoding eukaryotic translation initiation factor 3 subunit B has protein sequence MARPKKGDEKGEESPKKHDLETSSDGEEPNFSDPEGFVDDVSDSELLPEVLSQKPKETDGYESVIVVDGVPKVGPNRLDKLKSVINKVFSKFGNLVNEYYPVDAEGTTKGYIFLEYSNPTHALEAVNLTNNFKLDKLHTFQVNLFTDFAKYEDIPDKWEPPQPRPYEGQADLHHYLLDSDAYDQYAVVTHNGQNVQIWQNTLPEPNVIEERNNWTQTYIKWSPLGTYLATFHKLGIALWAGPSFTQYKKFAHPHVQYIDFSPCEKYLVTYSPDGDPQNPDQKWIIIWDIRGGMEKRSFTPEGPSTWPIFRWSHDDKYFGRIGNDVLSIYETPSFGLLDKKSIKINGIRDFNWSPTDNIVAYWVAEDKDVPASVTLLELPNRNEMRKKNLFNVADCKIHWQKSGDYLCVKVDRYSKARKEKSEMKYSGMYCNFEIFHMREKQVPVDSVEIKEPIQAFAWEPVGTKFAMIHGEPPNINVSFYEVKVGLAPNLLKKFDKRACNHLFWSPNGQFIVLAGVGSNGGGSLEFVDTHEFLIMNSTDHYQMSDVEWDSTGRYVFTAVSYWKCKVDTGYWMWSFQGKILKRINLERFAQILWRPRPATLLTEKQQKEIKKNLKKYYAQFESKDRMRQSKASKELIEKRAALMEKFNQYREQQIKRWEANKASRLALRNNVDTDELDADTDNVEEEVVEFFVKEEIIPID, from the exons ATGGCAAGACCAAAAAAAGGCGACGAAAAAGGCGAAGAAAGCCCTAAAAAGCACGACTTAGAAACGTCTAGCGATGGCGAAGAACCCAATTTCAGCGATCCTGAAGGTTTCGTTGACGACGTCTCCGATTCCG AGCTTCTTCCCGAGGTTCTGTCTCAAAAACCTAAAGAAACTGACGGATATGAAAGCGTTATTGTTGTTGATGGGGTCCCCAAAGTGGGCCCCAATCGGCTTGACAAGCTGAAATCGGTCATCAACAAGGTGTTTAGTAAGTTTGGCAACCTCGTGAACGAATACTATCCTGTTGACGCAGAAGGAACCACAAAAGGCTACATCTTTCTGGAGTATTCAAATCCCACTCATGCCCTTGAGGCAGTCAATTTAACTAACAATTTCAAACTTGACAAGTTGCACACTTTTCAAGTTAATCTGTTTAccgattttgcaaaatatgagGATATTCCTGACAAATGGGAACCTCCGCAACCAAGACCCTATGAAGGGCAAGCGGATTTGCACCATTATTTGTTGGACTCAGATGCTTATGATCAGTATGCAGTAGTAACTCATAATGGACAGAATGTCCAGATTTGGCAGAATACATTGCCAGAGCCAAATGTTATTGAGGAACGCAAC AATTGGACCCAAACCTACATTAAGTGGTCTCCTTTGGGTACATATTTAGCAACCTTCCACAAACTAGGTATTGCATTATGGGCAGGACCCAGCTTTACCCAGTACAAAAAGTTTGCCCATCCTCATGTTCAATATATTGATTTCTCTCCCTGTGAAAAGTATTTAGTAACATATTCCCCTGATGGAGACCCACAGAATCCAGATCAAAAGTGGATTATTATATGGGACATTCG AGGTGGAATGGAAAAAAGATCGTTTACTCCTGAAGGTCCTTCGACATGGCCAATCTTTAGGTGGTCACATGATGACAAATATTTCGGTAGGATTGGCAATGATGTTTTGTCAATTTATGAGACTCCATCATTTGGCCTTCTtgacaaaaaatcaataaaaattaacggaATTAGGGATTTTAACTG GTCACCAACTGATAATATAGTAGCTTATTGGGTGGCTGAAGACAAAGATGTTCCGGCCAGCGTCACCCTCTTAGAACTGCCGAATAGAAAtgaaatgcgaaaaaaaaacttgtttaatgTGGCTGACTGCAAGATTCATTGGCAAAAATCTGGGGATTATTTGTGTGTTAAAGTGGATAGATACTCCAAGGCAAGGAAAGAGAAAAGTGAAATGAAGTACTCAGGAATGTACtgcaactttgaaattttccacatGAGAGAGAAGCAAGTGCCTGTTGACAGTGTGGAGATTAAAGAGCCCATACAAGCTTTCGCGTGGGAACCTGTGGGCACCAAATTTGCCATGATTCATGGAGAACCTCCTAACATCAATGTCAGTTTTTATGAAGTCAA GGTGGGTTTAGCTCCCAACTTGCTGAAAAAATTCGACAAACGTGCCTGCAACCACTTATTCTGGTCCCCCAACGGTCAGTTCATCGTTTTGGCTGGAGTTGGTAGCAATGGAg gaGGTTCTTTGGAATTCGTGGACACCcacgaatttttaataatgaattcAACTGATCATTACCAAATGTCCGATGTAGAGTGGGACTCCACCGGCCGCTACGTCTTCACCGCAGTCTCGTATTGGAAGTGCAAAGTGGACACTG GTTACTGGATGTGGTCCTTCCAAGGAAAAATCCTAAAGCGCATCAACTTAGAACGTTTCGCGCAAATACTCTGGCGTCCCCGTCCGGCCACTCTTTTGACCGAAAAGCAACAAAAGGAGATCAAAAAGAATCTGAAGAAGTATTACGCGCAATTTGAGAGCAAGGACCGTATGCGACAATCAAAGGCTTCTAAAGAGTTAATAGAGAAACGGGCAGCCCTCATGGAGAAGTTCAATCAGTACCGAGAGCAGCAAATTAAACGTTGGGAGGCGAATAAAGCCAGCAGATTGGCTCTTAGAAATA ATGTAGATACCGACGAGTTAGACGCAGACACCGATAACGTGGAGGAGGAAGTTGTTGAATTCTTTGTCAAGGAGGAAATAATTCCCATCGATTAG
- the LOC136340073 gene encoding klaroid protein-like isoform X1 yields the protein MSNMELRSSRSRSRTPYLSEEFIQKESSSGNRVEKTGTRLIRKTTVVKINESASSSTDEVNTLRATSTPSPKLNSVKKSSPGLKSERSLRSRILKTSDYSSEDGENEVSSSKTIRQNQTNQLIENTKAVGNGKEMPALELYRRSGRYWDVYPKTDWTYSPHSKDRVEIAPGVVAMPNMSRKTIHALNDSGLSYDSSQNFYSENVAHKYINTEDMLTLKYVGDLSAKSRQGAGYNGHSEEYMIRRRTVTQWTSFKLLLTKIFTTIFTTIFSIFRYSYRVQTGIFSQIHKIASQVMLWDTYLLWKTRPGRKATKLALLCLLPLLLLGGAWLLSSLGNSLHGTVFNYTSAATNLIPSFALWDTVQVKRTKRDVTFEEQDFPTPSPNVQEKIVKITEKIYLEPPSASDIAGSFSSEQLEAIAKAVKRFLDIEGKKEPEVDTERLVQSIVNNPSFVNEINNYYKAESARAEGVGVSEELLTKQQLLIDTLLKEIDKMRKDIVLNNKLRGDEYARLSLDMKKCCDKRPIINIEGFVSRAVSDLLNNPEFLRTQQGLNSWLQALFVAKRDLEFHLGNITMSMDSKMAEAVESSAHVFMEKVTTQFKKTDATTNTDEKFIKRIVKEALAIYDADRTGLVDYAMESMGGQVVSTRCTELYKYGKAVFSILGIPLWQHSNSPRTVITPTLAPGDCWAFQNFPGFVVVKLSNTVKIDAFSMEHVSRLLLPDGKMDSAPKDFEVYGLREENDKEPVLLGVYQFELDGESLQFFSVQKDNQVFDMIEIRILSNHGNPNYTCLYRFRVHGRVHHTAGR from the exons ATGAGCAACATGGAGCTGCGTTCCAGTAGGTCTAGATCAAGAACTCCATATTTGAGTGAGGAATTCATTCAGAAGGAATCGAGCAGTGGGAACCGCGTGGAGAAGACTGGGACTAGGTTGATAAGAAAAACCACTGTTGTGAA GATCAACGAAAGCGCCTCCAGTTCTACAGACGAAGTCAACACTCTCAGGGCTACTTCGACCCCGTCACCGAAACTTAACAGTGTCAAGAAATCGTCTCCGGGCTTGAAGTCGGAACGGTCGCTACGCAGCCGCATCTTAAAAACATCAGATTATTCATCTGAAGATGGGGAAAATGAGGTCAGTTCCAGCAAAACCATCAGACAGAATCAGACCAACCAACTGATAGAAAACACTAAGGCTGTGGGCAACGGAAAGGAAATGCCGGCTTTGGAGTTGTACAGAAGGAGCGGCCGGTATTGGGA TGTGTATCCCAAAACTGACTGGACCTACTCTCCACATTCCAAAGACCGAGTGGAAATTGCGCCAGGAGTTGTTGCTATGCCCAATATGTCCAGGAAAACCATCCACGCTTTGAATGATTCTGGTCTGTCATATGACTCTTCTCAGAACttttattcagaaaatgtgGCTCACAAATATATTAACACTGAAGACATGTTAACGTTGAAGTATGTTGGAGATTTAAGTGCAAAATCCAGACAAGGGGCTGGGTACAATGGTCACTCTGAAGAATATATGATCAGAAG gagAACTGTCACGCAATGGACCTCTTTTAAGCTACTTCTCACCAAAATCTTCACCACTATTTTCACGACGATTTTCTCTATCTTCCGTTACTCCTACCGAGTGCAAACCGGAATATTCTCgcaaattcataaaattgccAGTCAAGTGATGTTGTGGGACACTTATTTGCTGTGGAAGACGCGACCCGGCCGAAAAGCCACTAAACTAGCCCTGTTGTGCTTGCTGCCGCTGTTGCTACTCGGGG gtGCGTGGCTTCTATCAAGCCTTGGAAACTCTCTACACGGTACTGTTTTCAACTATACGAGTGCAGCTACCAATCTTATACCTTCATTTGCCCTTTGGGACACTGTACAGGTAAAACGCACCAAGCGCgatgtgacttttgaagaacAAGATTTTCCTACTCCTTCGCCAAACGTTCAAGAAAAGATCGTGAAAATCAcagagaaaatatatttagaacCTCCCAGTGCCAGCGACATAGCTGGTAGCTTTAGCTCTGAGCAGCTAGAAGCAATAGCAAAAGCTGTGAAACGGTTTCTGGACATTGAAGGTAAAAAAGAACCTGAAGTGGACACTGAGAGGTTGGTGCAGAGTATCGTAAATAACCCCAGCtttgttaatgaaattaataattactatAAAGCTGAGAGTGCTAGAGCTGAGGGTGTGGGTGTCAGCGAGGAACTGTTGACTAAGCAGCAGCTACTTATAGATACTTTGCTCAAAGAAATAGACAAGATGCGTAAGGACATtgtgttaaataataaattgaggGGTGACGAGTACGCAAGGCTGTCACtggatatgaaaaaatgttgcgATAAACGCCCGATAATCAACATCGAGGGTTTCGTGTCTCGGGCTGTTAGTGACTTATTAAATAACCCGGAATTCCTGCGTACTCAACAAGGCTTAAACTCGTGGCTGCAGGCCCTATTCGTGGCCAAGCGAGATTTAGAATTTCATCTAGGCAACATCACCATGAGCATGGACTCTAAAATGGCCGAAGCTGTTGAATCTAGCGCTCATGTTTTTATGGAGAAAGTCACCACGCAGTTCAAAAAAACTGATGCTACGACTAACACAGacgagaaatttattaaacgaaTCGTAAAGGAGGCCTTAGCGATTTACGACGCTGATCGTACAGGACTGGTGGATTACGCCATGGAGAGCATGGGGGGACAAGTAGTAAGCACTCGCTGCACTGAATTATATAAGTACGGAAAGGCTGTGTTTTCGATCTTGGGAATTCCACTGTGGCAACACTCAAAtagtcctagaactgtcatCACCCCCACTCTAGCCCCTGGTGACTGCTGGGCCTTCCAAAACTTCCCGGGTTTCGTTGTAGTCAAACTATCAAATACGGTAAAGATCGATGCTTTTTCCATGGAACACGTTTCAAGGCTGCTACTGCCAGACGGCAAAATGGATTCCGCCCCCAAAGACTTCGAAGTCTACGGATTGAGGGAGGAAAACGACAAAGAACCAGTTTTACTGGGTGTGTACCAGTTTGAACTGGACGGGGAGTCGTTGCAGTTTTTCTCCGTGCAAAAAGACAATCAAGTGTTCGATATGATTGAAATAAGGATACTGTCCAACCATGGAAACCCCAATTACACGTGTTTGTACAGGTTTAGGGTGCATGGGAGGGTGCATCATACAGCGGGGAGATGA
- the LOC136340073 gene encoding klaroid protein-like isoform X2: MVCKQTFLFPYEYLTLRWPRLDSLNFYSETNCFVINLVKSDLIQDSVLVHISVYPKTDWTYSPHSKDRVEIAPGVVAMPNMSRKTIHALNDSGLSYDSSQNFYSENVAHKYINTEDMLTLKYVGDLSAKSRQGAGYNGHSEEYMIRRRTVTQWTSFKLLLTKIFTTIFTTIFSIFRYSYRVQTGIFSQIHKIASQVMLWDTYLLWKTRPGRKATKLALLCLLPLLLLGGAWLLSSLGNSLHGTVFNYTSAATNLIPSFALWDTVQVKRTKRDVTFEEQDFPTPSPNVQEKIVKITEKIYLEPPSASDIAGSFSSEQLEAIAKAVKRFLDIEGKKEPEVDTERLVQSIVNNPSFVNEINNYYKAESARAEGVGVSEELLTKQQLLIDTLLKEIDKMRKDIVLNNKLRGDEYARLSLDMKKCCDKRPIINIEGFVSRAVSDLLNNPEFLRTQQGLNSWLQALFVAKRDLEFHLGNITMSMDSKMAEAVESSAHVFMEKVTTQFKKTDATTNTDEKFIKRIVKEALAIYDADRTGLVDYAMESMGGQVVSTRCTELYKYGKAVFSILGIPLWQHSNSPRTVITPTLAPGDCWAFQNFPGFVVVKLSNTVKIDAFSMEHVSRLLLPDGKMDSAPKDFEVYGLREENDKEPVLLGVYQFELDGESLQFFSVQKDNQVFDMIEIRILSNHGNPNYTCLYRFRVHGRVHHTAGR, from the exons ATGGTTtgtaaacaaacttttttatttccgtATGAATATCTCACTCTGCGTTGGCCTCGGTTGGattcgttaaatttttattctgaaACGAActgttttgttattaatttggtTAAAAGTGATCTTATACAGGATTCGGTGCTAGTGCATATTAG TGTGTATCCCAAAACTGACTGGACCTACTCTCCACATTCCAAAGACCGAGTGGAAATTGCGCCAGGAGTTGTTGCTATGCCCAATATGTCCAGGAAAACCATCCACGCTTTGAATGATTCTGGTCTGTCATATGACTCTTCTCAGAACttttattcagaaaatgtgGCTCACAAATATATTAACACTGAAGACATGTTAACGTTGAAGTATGTTGGAGATTTAAGTGCAAAATCCAGACAAGGGGCTGGGTACAATGGTCACTCTGAAGAATATATGATCAGAAG gagAACTGTCACGCAATGGACCTCTTTTAAGCTACTTCTCACCAAAATCTTCACCACTATTTTCACGACGATTTTCTCTATCTTCCGTTACTCCTACCGAGTGCAAACCGGAATATTCTCgcaaattcataaaattgccAGTCAAGTGATGTTGTGGGACACTTATTTGCTGTGGAAGACGCGACCCGGCCGAAAAGCCACTAAACTAGCCCTGTTGTGCTTGCTGCCGCTGTTGCTACTCGGGG gtGCGTGGCTTCTATCAAGCCTTGGAAACTCTCTACACGGTACTGTTTTCAACTATACGAGTGCAGCTACCAATCTTATACCTTCATTTGCCCTTTGGGACACTGTACAGGTAAAACGCACCAAGCGCgatgtgacttttgaagaacAAGATTTTCCTACTCCTTCGCCAAACGTTCAAGAAAAGATCGTGAAAATCAcagagaaaatatatttagaacCTCCCAGTGCCAGCGACATAGCTGGTAGCTTTAGCTCTGAGCAGCTAGAAGCAATAGCAAAAGCTGTGAAACGGTTTCTGGACATTGAAGGTAAAAAAGAACCTGAAGTGGACACTGAGAGGTTGGTGCAGAGTATCGTAAATAACCCCAGCtttgttaatgaaattaataattactatAAAGCTGAGAGTGCTAGAGCTGAGGGTGTGGGTGTCAGCGAGGAACTGTTGACTAAGCAGCAGCTACTTATAGATACTTTGCTCAAAGAAATAGACAAGATGCGTAAGGACATtgtgttaaataataaattgaggGGTGACGAGTACGCAAGGCTGTCACtggatatgaaaaaatgttgcgATAAACGCCCGATAATCAACATCGAGGGTTTCGTGTCTCGGGCTGTTAGTGACTTATTAAATAACCCGGAATTCCTGCGTACTCAACAAGGCTTAAACTCGTGGCTGCAGGCCCTATTCGTGGCCAAGCGAGATTTAGAATTTCATCTAGGCAACATCACCATGAGCATGGACTCTAAAATGGCCGAAGCTGTTGAATCTAGCGCTCATGTTTTTATGGAGAAAGTCACCACGCAGTTCAAAAAAACTGATGCTACGACTAACACAGacgagaaatttattaaacgaaTCGTAAAGGAGGCCTTAGCGATTTACGACGCTGATCGTACAGGACTGGTGGATTACGCCATGGAGAGCATGGGGGGACAAGTAGTAAGCACTCGCTGCACTGAATTATATAAGTACGGAAAGGCTGTGTTTTCGATCTTGGGAATTCCACTGTGGCAACACTCAAAtagtcctagaactgtcatCACCCCCACTCTAGCCCCTGGTGACTGCTGGGCCTTCCAAAACTTCCCGGGTTTCGTTGTAGTCAAACTATCAAATACGGTAAAGATCGATGCTTTTTCCATGGAACACGTTTCAAGGCTGCTACTGCCAGACGGCAAAATGGATTCCGCCCCCAAAGACTTCGAAGTCTACGGATTGAGGGAGGAAAACGACAAAGAACCAGTTTTACTGGGTGTGTACCAGTTTGAACTGGACGGGGAGTCGTTGCAGTTTTTCTCCGTGCAAAAAGACAATCAAGTGTTCGATATGATTGAAATAAGGATACTGTCCAACCATGGAAACCCCAATTACACGTGTTTGTACAGGTTTAGGGTGCATGGGAGGGTGCATCATACAGCGGGGAGATGA